Genomic DNA from Salvia miltiorrhiza cultivar Shanhuang (shh) chromosome 1, IMPLAD_Smil_shh, whole genome shotgun sequence:
GATCAGCAAGCTCTCAAGCATCTTCTGGATCAGAAGGTCATGAACCCTGTGCAACAGAAATGGATAACAAAGTTATTAGGGCTGGATTATGAGATACAGTATAAAAAGGGGGCTGAGAACAAGGCTGCTGATGCCTTATCAAGATATCCTACAGATGGGGAGGATTGTCAGTCACTCACTACAGTCACCCCTTTGTGGATGCAAAGGGTGAAACAAAGCTACGATGGTGATGCTTATTTTTCACAAGTACTACTTTCTAAACCTATTGATCCTACTTCTTATGCAGACTACACAGTAGTATCTGGAATTATTCAATATAAAGGAAGGGTGGTTGTAGGTTCAGGCAATGGTCTTCGGCAAACTATTCTGGAAGAGGTGCATAATACATCTTTTGGTGGGCATTCAGGAGTGTGGGGTACTTATGCTAGGCTGAAATCTTTCTTTTTCTGGCCACATATGAAGAAGGATGTTGAAGAACTAGTGCAGCAATGTGATGTCTGCCAGAGAAACAAATCTGAGCATGTACCTTATCCGGGGTTATTGCAACCACTGCCTATACCTGACAAGTTTTGGACTCATATTACAATGGATTTTATAGAGGGGTTGCCTAAATCTTGTGGAAAGGACGTGATTATGGTGGTGATTGATAGGCTCAGTAAATATGCCCATTTTCTGGCTTTATCTCATCCCTTCACTGCTCAGACCGTAGCCAAATTGTTCTTAGACAATGTCTATAAGCTTCATGGGCCACCTGTCAGTATCGTGTCTGATAGGGATAAGGTATTCACCAGCCAGTTTTGGAGAGAACTCTTTAAAGCCATGGGAACTAGGCTAGACATgaccactgcatatcacccaCAGTCGGACGGGCAGTCAGAAAGGGTCAACCAATGTTTGGAAGGTTATTTGCGGTGTATGGCTGGAGCTACTCCTAAACAATGGGTAAAGTGGCTATCTTTAGCAGAATATTGGTACAATACTAGCTTCCACAACAGTTTGAAGTGTTCTCCTTATCAAGCTCTATATGGAATTCCACCTCCGCACACTGGATTAGGAGCTTATCTAAGTTCTCCTAATCAAGAAGTGAAGGAATGGGTTACTCAAAGGCAGGATATGGTCCATATGTTGAAAAAAAATTTGACCTTGGCCCAGGAAAGAATGAGATTATATGCTAACAAGCACCGCATCGAAAGGAGCTTTAAAGTTGGGGATCTTGTTTACCTTAAGCTGCAGCCGTACAGACAGAATTCTGTGGTCCTGAGGAAGAACCTGAAACTCGCTGCCAAGTATTACGGACCCTACAAGGTTCAAGAGAAAATTGGTGAAGTGGCATACAAACTTCAATTGCCAGATTCTTCAAAGATTCATCCAGTGTTCCATGTATCTTTGCTTAAGAAATGTTTGGGTAAGAATATCATACCTTCTACTGAGCTTCCGGCAGACGATGTCGACGGTCATTTCAAGGCGGTACCTTTTTCGGTTCTTGATTATCGTTCTATCACTCGTGACGGGAAGGAGATTCAGCAAGGCCTTGTCCAGTGGACCGAAGGGGGAGCAAATGGGGCGGAATGGGTGGATCTGAAGGTTCTCCGCCGGAAATTCGAAGTTGACGATCCTTGCGGTCAAGGATCTGAAAATCCGGGAGGTATTGTCATGAACTTAGAAAACTCCGAGATTAAAGGAGAGGGAATGAAAGTTGGGAAAGCTGTGATGCCGAAGAGAGAGACGGCGGCAGCGGCGAAGGTTGGAGGGTCAGAGAAGATTGAGAAGAGGGAAGAAGAAGACTCGAGTTTGACTGAGCAAGGCAGAGAGAGTACTGGTTCGTGTGGGAAGAATTTGGCTGAAATGGGGAACATCAAAAGTGGCTAAGAGGTCAATGGTCCAAATGCAAGATCTGGTGACATGTGGCACAATTGTTACCATTTATCTTCATTTGTTTTTCAGTACTTATGTTATTGTATTTAGCAACTTTAGCCCAAGGGTCCCACCACCTTTAAACCCTAGCATATAAAGTGTACGTGCATGAAATGGGAAAACCTAAGCAATGaaattatcttctctctctctttctccttccTCCTATTCCTATCTACTTCACTGTTCTATCGATTTATCCAAAATTCCTTCAAATCCCATTAGAATTACAGAAAAATACGAGTAATAGCCTAGATCTATTACACTTtcctaaactgaaaactgattaattgcaaagagaaacttaactacTGACAAGATGATTAaaatcacaggctatttcgaaacaaaagttttccgctgcgtgtgttattagtctaactgatctatcttctgatagtcagtaagattcataacatctctttgtttatcaaactcgactaatgccttacgtgtatcagttaaagtctttgacttaactgatagctctttactgaagagtattcagtattaGTCGTCGACCTtgttttgacaaaactctttttAGTAAAAAAGTTGAGTCtgtttgtatttaaagtttcattttgaaaaatagcctataggtgtattcccccccccccatacacctattcgagaccctccggacctaacaccctcaaagtaacaattattacgAGAGATCCAAATAGGCTAAATAAGATAGATGACGCCCAATTTCCAAAAACTCCTGATCTGGGGGCTATGATCGATTGACCACGCCCAAacaaaaaaatcatgaatattCGAGCAATTTAGGCCACGAGGGAGGCAAAACCACTCAAGTAACTCTTTCCAGATCAAGCGAGTTTTCCGATAGTGCCAGAAAGTGTGGTGCATAGATTTCGCCGCTTCAAAGCACAAGGCACAAAagttgggtaaaataaaatcgTGCTTGATGAGACAATCGAGAGTGGGCATTCTATCATGCAAAATGTACCAACAAATAAGTGATCTTCTAACCAGAATCAATTTATCTCAGATCCAGGAGCCCTAGGAGACTTTTTGAAAGCAATGACAATGTGTAGAGTAAGCAAGTGTTGTACTGCTGTAGTCCTAACATCACGACGCTGCACTTGGAACGAATGGTACGAATATGTCGTTTCGCAACGAATGGTACGAAAGGGCCTATTCTCACCATAAGTCTTTGTGTGCACACTTGGCACAAATGGTACGGATGAGTTTTTTCGTAAGATCACTCGTGCCGCATATATGTACGACAGATCTTGAAACGGCGGGCACGAACAATTCTAATGGCTCCATTCACACCGTTCAAGAGAACCTTCGACACCACGGATCTTGAGACAAATCGAATGGATGGCGATAATGAGGCATTAGCATCAGCCATTCCTCCAATTGGAGCAACAAATCGTGGAACAGATGGTAAGAATTCGTAACATCTCGTTCCATATATGAAACTCATGGATCTATTGGAACTTGAACTCCTAGATCTGGAACTAGATGTTGTATCTGAAAATAACGGCACAATGGTGGAGTTCGCCAAATTCTGGAGAAGAAAAGTATAACGATGGCGACATTTGGGTGAATTTGAAGAAGATTACTAGATCTGGGGTCGGCGGGGACGAAAATGTAGTTgtcagggagagagagagagagagagagagagagagaggtgttgGGGATAGAGAGAtagggagaaagagaaaaaaaatgagaaagaaaGACGATGGAGATATGTTTTGTACGTATATTCAGGAACAATTTTGTCCACAACACTGAATTTTGGCTACAAActattgaaataatattaaatgaaTTACTATTGATTTCCACTTTTTTATATGATTAGTACAAAATTCATCATATTTATTTTTGCTTATATGCTCAACTATGTATATATTTTGACAAATTACAAACTTTTAATTATAtcttataaattcaataatcTTATAAACTACTCTATCCGTCCTAACTTTTAGCATCCAATTGAAAGTGACACAaatttaataaagtgattgagtgGAATGTGagggttaaaataattaaaatagagtaaatGTTCCActtcttttactaaaaataaaaatgaatattaaAGTGTTTAGCGATAGAATATTAACGCCTAAAAGTCTAAGACTTATAgttctgagttcgaatcctccATCATacaatctttaaatttatttatgtaataatttataaaataataataataatattaaaatgtggGACATCCATTCAACGTGGAATGTGATAAGTTTAGTTTAGGCATTGAGCACACAAGCACAACTTGTGTTTTAGTAGCTTAACACAAAAATAGCAGTAGTAAAAAGGTGCGGCGGTGGCAGTTTAGAGTTTGTAAAAGAATCGAGATAAGGGAGCGAGATATTTATTGAAGGATGAATAAATATCTGGGCAGGGTGTCCAGCGTGGAATCTGATATTGCACTTTTTGCACCCAAAAACAAGTTATTTAAATCCGCCCCCACCGCCTCTCTGTCTCTTCCCCCATTTGCATCAATCAATTCACAATCCACAAATTATGTGATTTTGGTTCCCTCATGGGTGAGGAAGTGAAGATTGACGACGCCATCTCCGACTGGGAGGCCGGCCTCCCCTCCGCCGACGATCTCACCCCCTTGTCTCAGTGCTTGATCCCACTCGAATTGGCCTCCGCCTTCAGAATCTCGCCGGACCCGCCCCGCACCGCCGTCGACGTCACCCGCGCCTCCCGCACCACTCTCTCCTCCCTCCGCGCCGCCGCCCCCGCCGCCAATTTCAAGCCCTTCGCCGCTCACGCCGACGATCACGCCATGCCCGACGCCGACGCCGACGACGGATCCGACCCCAAGAAGACCCGCCGGGCCGACCCCGCCGACGATCCGGCCGTCGACAACTGCACCGACGACCAGTCAACGGCCACTGCCAAGACTCTGAAGCGGCCGCGCCTCGTGTGGACCCCGCAGCTGCACAAGCGGTTCGTGGATGTGGTGGCGCATCTAGGGCTGAAGAACGCCGTGCCCAAGACGATTATGCAGCTGATGAACGTGGAGGGTTTGACCCGGGAGAATGTCGCCAGCCATCTGCAGAAATACAGGCTATATGTGAAGAGGATGCAGGGGTTGTCCAACGAGGGGCCGTCCCCCTCCGATCATCTCTTCGCTTCCACGCCTCTGCCCCCGCAGAGCTTCAATGAGTCGTCCAGCGCCGGCCCCAGCCATGGGAATGGAATTGCAAACGGCAGTCATAGCAGTGTTGGTAATGGAAGTAGTGCCAATAACCATATGGGGATGCCAATTCCGATGCCATACCCTCCGCCTCCGCAGATTATGCCGATGCAAATGGTGGGAATGGCGCATGGACACGGCTACCATGGATACGAAGCTCCGCATTCGCATCATAGCCATCACTATCAGCAGCAGTATGGTAGTATGATGCAGCAACAGAGGGACTGGTCTGGCAATAAGTATAATGCTGGTTATCCACAACATCATATGACTCAAAACAATAGCAAGTGTTAGACGGAGCAATGTTGGAAGTCAGAATAAAGGTGATGGCTTTTTGTAGTCTTATGTTCTTTTTTGAATTGGTGATACTGTCTTGTTAATTGCTGTGTGGATTGTTGATTGTGATTCTCTTTTGCTGATTGAACACTGGTCATACAGGGTCTCGTGGATTCATTGCCTTGGGAATGTGGCATGTGAACCTCAGCTAGGACTAATGTTTTGGCAAATTTGCTGTCTTCTATCTAGTGAATTGTAGATGTCTTAATTTGTAAAATGAGTTTTTTGAATTGTATATTGTGTACTTGCTTTCAGCGGATGTCTTATGCTTATTAAGTACTGTTAGAAACTTGTTACTGTATAGCTTGGTTCTTTGATGACCCCAAATCAAGATTGTTCCAAACGAATAAACATATAGCATTTCTGGAAAAGTACTGGATAATCCCtacttttcttattttatacatAGCAGGACTAGGACAGATGAAATTATTGAtctttaactgttaatttcgtGCACGGACTATTAATGCTTTCAGTTAAATGCTTTTCAATTCAACTATAGTCTTCAAGTCCATGATGCCCTCATACTATAACAGAGCTTGCAGGTATAGATCTTTATCTGCCTAAATATAGCCGATCTTGTTACTATTTGGAACATATTCTTAGATATCTTCTCTCTCTGGGAGACATGTAAGATATTCCACCATCATCTAATGTAGCCTCGGTCCTCCTGAGAAGGCTTGCAATACTTTTAGCTCTTTTTATAGCAATTTAGAACTTGTTGTGATTGTGTTTGATACTATTCCATCTTATTATTCTCTTATTCCCCCTCAGTTGTTGGggaataaatattttgagtcTAGGCATCTTCCCTCATCCAAATAGATACACACATCGTTGTATATAAACATGTGTCTGGCATCTTCTTATCTTGTTTAAAGCTTGTTTATCTGATGCCTTTTTACTGTGCTATCTTCAGATCAATTTTACTGAGTGAGGTTGCCGTGTCTTTATGATGAAGAATTGGATCAGAAAATGACCTGTCACCTTCTTTTAAAATAAAGGAGAACCTTATAAGCTTTGCATCATTTATAACTGTACATATGTTTTTCAATGTTTAATGCATCCATATCTATATGAGAATTTGCCTATCTGGATATCTGTTCCAACAAAAACAATGAGTGCGCTTTCATTTTCCTCCATCTTTTGTGCTTGCTCCTTTTCATCTTACTACTTGTAAGAATGATCCTATGTTTTCCACAAGAAAAGAGATCTATAGTTGAAGTCCTTTAGGATTTCATTGCAATTCCTAAGGTAAATGTACTGTTATACAGGCATTGTAGtgaatttttgagttttcagGTTTTGCACCCATGTCTTCTATTGAATTCCAAAGCAAGGGGTCACTAAAATGTTACTATCGAGCTGAAAAATGTTATAACGTGAAACAATACCATCCATTTTGATAATTCTAGGTCTCTTCGACTGTCAAACCTTCTGAACTCTAAAAAGCTAAGTCACTGTAGTTTCAAGAATGAGATAAATGAATGTTTGAgcaataagattttttttcataaatattcTTGAAGTTGCTCGAAACTGCTTTGTTTTTATGCTTGAAGTGTATTGTGTCGCCTCCTAACTAATGTGTGTGATTTCATAGTGCACGTTCAGATTTCGTGAAGCTTCGTTATAATTCAAGTACAGAGAGCCCTGGTTTATGACACCAGATCCGTTGGAAGATTACAGAATGTGACGTCTTATGGCATTTGGTTTCTGTCAGAGTAAAAGGAAAGATTGACCCCATTAGATACTCATCACGAGTTTCTGGGGTGCACTGAAGCTAAAGCTTACTGTCAAATTAGTCTCGCCTTCATGCAGAAGTTGTTAGTTTTTCTTCGACTTGCTGTACTGATGATTAATGTTTGTGTGTTTCTGGACAAGCATGGCTTTATTGAGTTTCGTTTTGAGAATCaagtataaatataattaacgCCCCTTGGAGTAATCCTTGCATTAAACAGAAATCAGATATTTTCCCTTATGGACTCTGTAAATCGCCTTTGTCACGATGCGTTTCATGATAGTTGGGTGCAAGTCTCTGTCTTCTTTGTACATACAGATCACTATTTTGATCACTCACTTTAATCATCCTTGAGGAAGCTTGGCTTGTGTTTTGGCCTCGTAGATTCTATTACATTGTTTAAATGAAGAATGTTGCTCGGTTATGGCACATAATGTTATATTGATGTTCTTAGTTCTTATTTTCTTTCGGGTCCTCGAACCTTTTGTAGCCTTAGTGGATGAAGAAAAGAATAGAGATTTTGATTATGGAGCACACCTGCTGTTGATAAATAGATTCAATTTATTACAGTATCTTATTTTGATGCCTGTAATGCAACAGGGATGCCCTATTAGTTCACTTATGCAACATTATATACTGGTTTATTCAATCATTCTTATTTCTTACGAAATATAGCACCAATGAGAcctcctaattttagtgagatctatgacacgatctggtgcgtttattttatcaattatatggctaatattgtatctggagggtgatttttttcgcagggttcgaatcctggatggagcagaatattttaaattttgttatttatcagtatatattgccttgttcatgagtatatgttttattcattaccaattttttaaatttgtttttcatcaatatatacatcttgtttgTTAGATAtatgtcttgttcattagtattatatgtcttattcattgttctCATGTTACACAAAAATAGGGGCTCTCACTGAAGCGTGCccctatataatatatatataggggaggattaaaataaaaataattcttaaaatataaaatataaataattttcaacccttagatcattaagatctacggttgactcgtaaccctgttggatgaattcgtggtcctgtgttcgaatctcaaaggcagcaaaaatttatttttcacaattcgtaaccttgttggatgaattcatacgtgttctacataaaattcgtacattgaaacacgtttttatttttattttaagaagtgttttgaCGGTAGCCcttcccaatatatatatagggttgggttcatgTAGTATCCAAGTTTATAATAGATCcatagatccaaatctagaccacacatttatgacatgtgacgcatcaagatggtgacacgtggcaaggagcttccaagcatttcaaggcaaaatctggagaggggtaaaattggaatataatttttagatttaataattaaaaaaatatatattttttttagattttctcaaaatagatatattttagatgcatatagtttcacacgaagatgcataaagttttcacatgaaatgcatgactttgaacagaaaaatgcatttgatttttacagttttggtattttcaccaccccaccccacaccaccccaccccccaacccaccccacaccaccccccaaccctccccattaccactagggatgtcaatcgggccagcccaccgagttttcgggctagccctatcgggttccgggttagtcgggtgcgggctaatcgggttggagattttttcgggttgtaaatcttcaaccctaaccctaaactttcgggtttcgggctagcccatcgggttaatcaggttaaaggcgtaaaaataaaattattatttgtattttattattcctaatgatctaatgtataatgtataaaatatacatagatattaaagatataaattatatagcaaaatatgaaatgcaaaaatataagatattcaagattacataaacaaaattatattaaaacgagatagtaaaattttacatgtatcaatgcactagaatcaatctggattattactgaataattagtggatttgccatgcacgtctcattgacagaaaaaaaaaaattggtatcactttaaaatgagatactaataattaatttctaactaatgagatagtaataatcaatttctacaaaaaatccgtaattaatttcacct
This window encodes:
- the LOC131006758 gene encoding transcription factor PCL1-like; this translates as MGEEVKIDDAISDWEAGLPSADDLTPLSQCLIPLELASAFRISPDPPRTAVDVTRASRTTLSSLRAAAPAANFKPFAAHADDHAMPDADADDGSDPKKTRRADPADDPAVDNCTDDQSTATAKTLKRPRLVWTPQLHKRFVDVVAHLGLKNAVPKTIMQLMNVEGLTRENVASHLQKYRLYVKRMQGLSNEGPSPSDHLFASTPLPPQSFNESSSAGPSHGNGIANGSHSSVGNGSSANNHMGMPIPMPYPPPPQIMPMQMVGMAHGHGYHGYEAPHSHHSHHYQQQYGSMMQQQRDWSGNKYNAGYPQHHMTQNNSKC